TGGGTGAGATCGCCAAGGCCGACTACCTCGACGCGTTCGGTCCCGCCGCGCTCATCACGACCAAGCGCGCCGCCACCGTGGACGCCCAGCGCCGCATCGCCGAGAAGATCTACGGCAGCGTCGTCGAGGGCGGCCGCGTGCTCAACGACGTCGCCACCGGCCCCGTGCGCGTCACTGTCCGCGGCGTCGTCTTGGGCGCCGAGGTCGTCGAGGAGCACTACTACTCCGACGGCTCGGTCACCATCGTGCTCAGCGCCCCCGGCGACCAGATCGCCGCCCAGCACGGCGACCTTGTCGGCGACACGTTCCTCTCCAGCCCCGAGCCGGCCGTCCTCCGCGACTTCACCGATTATACGGGCCTGCAGGAGTAGGGGCGAACGAACTGCCCTCCGTGGTGAGATGATGGTGTTCTCGGACACCCGCCGATCACAACGAGGAGCGCACCCGGCTGAGCTGTGACGCTGGGCATGGAGAAAGAACGTGGGGAACGTGTTCTCGAGAACAGCTCAGTACTACGACAAGCTCTACGCCGGCAAGGACTACGGGGGTGAGGTTCAGCGCCTCATCTCCCTTCTGGACATGGAGCCGGACGAGAACCAGATGACGTTGCTGGACGTTGCGTGCGGCACCGGCTTGCACCTCGAGCACCTGATGAAGCATTTCTGTGTTGAGGGGTTGGATATCTGCCCCGAATTGCTGGACGTGGCCCGAAGACGTCTGCCGGGCGTTCGCTTTCATCTCGGCGACATGACCGACTTCAATCTCGGCAAGCAGTTCGACGTCGTCACCTGCCTTTTCAGTTCGGTCGGCTATGTCAAGACGCTCAACAAACTCAAGGAAGCCGTGCGCGCCATGGCCGCTCACCTGAAGCCGCGAGGCGTGCTGGTCATCGAGCCTTGGTTCACGCCGGACAACTGGCATCCCAACACGGTCCATGGGATGTATATCGACGAGCCCGACCTGAAGATCGCCAGAATCAGCACC
The sequence above is a segment of the Verrucomicrobiota bacterium genome. Coding sequences within it:
- a CDS encoding class I SAM-dependent methyltransferase, which translates into the protein MGNVFSRTAQYYDKLYAGKDYGGEVQRLISLLDMEPDENQMTLLDVACGTGLHLEHLMKHFCVEGLDICPELLDVARRRLPGVRFHLGDMTDFNLGKQFDVVTCLFSSVGYVKTLNKLKEAVRAMAAHLKPRGVLVIEPWFTPDNWHPNTVHGMYIDEPDLKIARISTSFVEGKVSVFDLHHLIGTPEKTDHVVEHHEMGLFEVEEMTSVMEEASLTLGYDGHGLTGRGLYIGRRDAWPNMTYAGDPSERA